The Thermodesulfobacterium sp. TA1 sequence ATAAAAAACACCGATAGTAGGTTCTATGAACCTCACATGGACCATAGAGTTTTATCCTCTCAAGATGAAGCTTAGTTCCATAACCTTTATGTTTTTCAAAACCGTATTGAGGATAAACCTTAGACAATTCTTGCATATACCGATCTCTAGCCACTTTAGCCAATATAGAAGCTGCCGCTATTGAAACACAAAGATTGTCTCCGTCTATCACCGCCTTTTGAACACCATGGTATTCTGGAATTAAAAAAGGTCCATCTACCAATACCACCTGAGGTGAAGGGTTAAGCCCTTTTATAGCCTCATACATAGCCTTAAACGTAGCCTTTAAAATACCTTTAGCGTTTATCTCCTCTACGTCTACTTTAGCGATAGCATATGATAAAGCATGAGAACATATATATTCAAACAACTCTTCTCTTTTTTTAGGGGTTAATTTTTTTGAATCTTTTATCTCTTTAGAAATAAAATCTTTAGGAAGAATAACTGCTGAAGCAAAAACAGGACCTGCGACAGCCCCTCTACCTGCTTCATCTACCCCGGCTATTATGCTATAGCCTAAGTTTTTTAAATATTTTTCTAAATCTGAAAATCTATCGAATGAACTTTCGACAGAAGAAAAAACGTTTTGTTCTTTAACCAAGGTTTATTTAAAAAAGAGGGGTGTTTCTACCCCTCTTTTTTATTTTTTACTCCATAACTTTATTATCAAACCTTTCTTTAATACGAGCAGCCTTACCAAAACGTTCTCTAAGATAGTAAAGCCTTGCCCTTCTTACCTTACCTCTCTTAACGATTTCAACCTTTTCAATCCTGGGAGAATGTAAAGGAAAAGTCCTTTCAACCCCTACTCCAAAAGAGACTTTCCTCACAG is a genomic window containing:
- a CDS encoding ribonuclease HII, which encodes MVKEQNVFSSVESSFDRFSDLEKYLKNLGYSIIAGVDEAGRGAVAGPVFASAVILPKDFISKEIKDSKKLTPKKREELFEYICSHALSYAIAKVDVEEINAKGILKATFKAMYEAIKGLNPSPQVVLVDGPFLIPEYHGVQKAVIDGDNLCVSIAAASILAKVARDRYMQELSKVYPQYGFEKHKGYGTKLHLERIKLYGPCEVHRTYYRCFL
- the rplS gene encoding 50S ribosomal protein L19, with the translated sequence MHPLVREVEKNYLKEGLPKFNPGDTVRVHFRLKEGEEKERIQVFEGVVIRRRGSGINATFTVRKVSFGVGVERTFPLHSPRIEKVEIVKRGKVRRARLYYLRERFGKAARIKERFDNKVME